The following coding sequences are from one Paenibacillus tundrae window:
- a CDS encoding GntR family transcriptional regulator, whose amino-acid sequence MSGYQHIKHELEMMIENKIWHVGEKLPSEYELAKHFSVSRETLRAAIKLLEQEGKLLVRHGVGTFVIKPLPGIPSRLEFLQSIGTMIKLAGLTETDTKEMIGEVTCTQEWAEALNIEEGSTVIKVERVRYADGEAVTYSINIMPKELVGDAFERTDFSGSLFKFLEDTCKIQIARADTELVVPPKKDKYVGRLQNHMEETPVLLMKQLHYDQQNREVLYSFDYLRSDVFQFWIRRERK is encoded by the coding sequence TTGAGTGGTTACCAGCACATCAAGCATGAACTGGAAATGATGATCGAGAACAAGATATGGCATGTTGGAGAAAAATTGCCTTCCGAGTATGAACTGGCTAAACATTTCAGCGTTAGCAGAGAGACCCTTCGTGCAGCAATCAAGCTATTAGAGCAAGAGGGAAAGCTGCTGGTGAGGCATGGTGTAGGTACCTTTGTCATTAAACCACTCCCGGGCATTCCTAGCCGGCTGGAGTTCTTACAGAGCATTGGTACGATGATTAAGCTGGCAGGTTTAACCGAAACGGATACGAAGGAAATGATCGGAGAGGTAACGTGCACGCAAGAATGGGCTGAGGCGCTAAATATCGAAGAAGGCTCCACAGTAATCAAGGTTGAGCGAGTTCGATATGCAGATGGGGAGGCTGTAACCTACTCCATTAATATTATGCCTAAGGAATTGGTAGGAGATGCTTTTGAACGTACGGACTTCTCGGGGTCATTATTCAAGTTTCTAGAGGATACGTGTAAGATTCAGATCGCTAGAGCAGACACGGAGCTGGTGGTTCCACCAAAGAAAGACAAGTATGTAGGACGGTTGCAGAATCATATGGAAGAGACTCCTGTGCTTCTCATGAAGCAATTGCATTATGATCAGCAAAATCGAGAAGTATTGTATTCCTTTGATTACTTAAGAAGTGATGTATTCCAGTTCTGGATTCGCAGAGAGCGCAAGTGA
- a CDS encoding ComEC/Rec2 family competence protein encodes MKWFIDFLNVGFGEATVIRRMEEHCTYCLVVDGGDVNPMTNPRRCSLEQYLREYEITKIDVLVLTHFHRDHIGGVLPILGHVSIEEVILHLPLPGHVQQSAINDYSTPILGSFTLYAAILNRIDELGIKKTEIVKRHTIVEQDMEFHILTPSQHKWTQLSEELDQLNFTQLDQQEERLTTIDRMLNHASLAVLIKNKGDSVALLTSDVGLDYWEPYADEIGAVHTLQAPHHGDASHLSEDNLRAWTPHAVVISADDQGTYQLPHTAMEPLIREHSDAQLFYTEGLSTEHRIIRIDVMERTVELVK; translated from the coding sequence ATGAAATGGTTCATTGATTTCCTTAATGTTGGCTTCGGTGAAGCCACGGTTATTCGGCGGATGGAGGAACACTGCACCTACTGCCTCGTAGTAGACGGTGGAGACGTGAACCCGATGACCAATCCGCGTCGTTGTAGTCTGGAACAGTATCTTCGAGAATATGAAATTACGAAGATTGATGTGCTCGTTCTAACGCATTTTCACAGAGATCATATTGGTGGTGTACTCCCTATTCTGGGTCATGTCTCTATCGAGGAGGTCATTCTGCATCTACCTCTGCCTGGGCACGTTCAACAAAGTGCAATAAACGATTATTCCACACCAATTCTAGGCTCGTTCACGCTATATGCTGCCATTTTGAATCGCATAGATGAACTGGGTATCAAGAAGACGGAGATCGTTAAACGTCATACAATTGTTGAACAGGACATGGAGTTCCATATCCTTACGCCTAGCCAGCACAAATGGACACAGCTCAGCGAGGAATTAGATCAATTAAATTTCACCCAACTGGATCAACAGGAAGAGCGATTAACCACCATTGACCGGATGCTCAACCATGCATCATTAGCGGTACTCATCAAAAACAAAGGCGACTCCGTAGCACTGCTCACCTCGGATGTAGGATTGGATTATTGGGAGCCTTATGCCGATGAGATCGGAGCGGTTCACACCCTGCAAGCCCCGCATCATGGTGACGCGAGCCACCTGTCCGAAGATAACCTTCGGGCATGGACACCACACGCTGTCGTTATCAGCGCGGATGATCAGGGGACCTATCAGCTTCCTCATACAGCGATGGAGCCACTGATTCGCGAGCATTCGGATGCACAGCTATTTTACACGGAAGGGCTATCGACCGAGCATCGGATCATTCGAATAGACGTGATGGAAAGAACGGTAGAGCTTGTTAAGTAG
- a CDS encoding carbohydrate ABC transporter permease: MNLASKRVFQWAMLAPVTLLLICVTVFPFIYTVTNSFTDYYYLASDAKQFIGFSNYVKIIQDEQFRQAVWNTLKFMFLAVSIETALGLGIAVLIESMRRGQKVLRITMLAPSLLPPVTVALIWQMMLSNHNGIVNHLLHWFGVGPFNFLMDINIAFNAILFIDIWQWTPFAFLLLYAGLQSVPRSQFEAAKVDGAGKLRIFFHITLPNIMPTLFMVILLRTIDTFRLFDKVNILTGGGPANSTTTITQYIYKQGVYNLQIGYGAAASVIMVMLVLVFSVFYIKRSMGGTA; the protein is encoded by the coding sequence ATGAACTTGGCAAGTAAACGAGTCTTTCAATGGGCGATGCTGGCACCTGTAACGTTGCTGTTAATCTGCGTGACCGTATTTCCATTTATCTATACCGTGACCAACAGCTTCACGGACTATTATTATTTGGCAAGTGATGCGAAGCAGTTCATTGGATTCAGCAATTATGTCAAAATCATTCAGGACGAGCAGTTCCGTCAAGCCGTCTGGAATACGCTCAAATTCATGTTCCTGGCCGTTTCAATCGAAACGGCTCTGGGGCTTGGCATTGCCGTGCTCATCGAGAGCATGAGACGCGGACAGAAAGTATTGCGGATCACGATGCTTGCTCCGTCTTTATTACCGCCGGTTACGGTGGCTCTGATCTGGCAGATGATGCTCAGCAATCACAACGGCATCGTCAACCATCTGCTTCACTGGTTCGGTGTGGGGCCATTTAACTTCCTGATGGACATCAACATCGCCTTCAATGCCATCTTGTTCATTGATATTTGGCAATGGACACCGTTCGCCTTCCTATTGTTATATGCAGGACTACAATCCGTTCCTCGATCACAATTCGAGGCAGCCAAAGTAGACGGGGCAGGTAAGCTGCGCATCTTTTTCCACATTACACTGCCGAACATTATGCCGACCTTATTCATGGTTATTTTGCTTCGCACTATTGATACGTTCCGGTTATTCGATAAAGTCAACATTCTGACTGGTGGTGGACCAGCCAATTCAACAACGACCATTACTCAATATATCTACAAGCAGGGCGTGTACAATCTCCAGATTGGATATGGCGCGGCGGCATCGGTGATCATGGTGATGCTGGTACTGGTGTTCTCCGTGTTCTATATCAAACGTTCGATGGGAGGAACAGCATGA